The DNA region ttggTTATTGGTATAAAATTGGTTTGCAGTAAACGTGCATATCTATAAGACTCTTTTCAATATTAATCACTTAGTACTTGAGtgagatgtaaattaaattaaatatggtATAATTACTCATTGACACTTGAatctaataaaaacaaaaaaaacaagaatTATAATAGTTTAAATAACTATATCTAAACTTAGGGAGATAAATTTTTTGACATATTACACTTTGTTCTTtagataattattttttttaatttgattatatTCTCTTTTTTCGTTAAACAAAGTTACAATACTTATCAATTGCATTATTAATCTTTAGTATATTTGATTGATAAAAcactaattatattttattaaatattttagattataaaataacaaatgttttaattttataaaattagtgaccgtgcatcgcacgggtaactACCTAGTAACTCTACAGGCTGCAATCACCATCCATATTAAAAAACTCTCATTACGGTGATAGCTGAGAACAATTTTCAAAGCATAAACCCTTCCAATAACTATGCACTACCATCCATGTAACATCAAATAATTCCAGAAACTGGACAACATTTTCTCACCTTGAACCACATACTCTGGATTATAAAACGTGTGTTTCACAGAAGCTTTACATTTTGATACTCTTTTGGGGGTAACTGCACCGCAAAATGTTTAAAACGTCAAATAAGCTAAACAGATTTATAATTGATTGTCACAGATATCTTATAACTTTAAAATCACAACAATTACACTTTAGAAGATTATTTTCTTGAAGAGATGTATTTTATGACATGGTTGATCAAATAAAATAGCATACCTAACAATAAACTGCTGAAACCTGAAATATTAACTTTTCCATGGATTTGATGGGGGCATCATAATGCTTCTTCACGCCACAAAAAACAAGTgacttcagttcatgacacatCTTTTGAAAATTCAACAAGTACCAGTTAAAGCACACTGAAATGCACTGATAGTGAAAATAGTAAAATGATAAAGCATAAACACACCTGAAATGAAGGACAAATATTTTAGACTCATGCTTCAACAAGCCATGTGCTGTAACTGGGACTGTCTTAGCAAGGATGCATAACTTTGAAGTAATATCACTGGGCATTTCCATGATATCCAGCCTAGCATATGAGCCAACTGGAATGCAGTCCTCCATGTTTTGTTGCTCGAACTCTAAAGGTTTAGCAAGAACCTGtttctgtgtttttttttttaattatcgAACTCAAATTCTAGCATCATCTTGGAGTAGAGATTCCTGATATAATTAGAACAGTCAGTTTTTTTTGTTCTTAACTCACCATTGACACTCGCCACACCAAATTTGACACACATTTTGTCGCGGTTCACTCTCAAAAGATTTATAGAATTTGTAATTAAATGCAGTACAAGATGTCAAAACAACTGCATCCTTCTCACAATTACTCGATAGCTAACTAATCAAATCTAGACTaaacaaatgaaaatataatAGGAATAAACTCAAAGTAAACTAGGGATTGTTTGGCTTTAGCAAATTTCAAATAATGAGACTATTAGGACTGAATTGCAAGGTATGacacttgagtcccacattggaagtatgagattctaatctggggtttataaggccatAGCTCTCCAGCTAcgacagctagcttttgtggtatgtttctcccaaggttcttagcAATTGGTATTTGGTAACAgagccttccaccatgtctATCAGCTGCAAACGGGCGGCGCGCGTGGTGACGCCGGCATTGCAGTGTTCACCCGGGACTAGTCAAAGGGGCTAGTGCAATGCTTGCCCGCATGGGCACCGGGGCTGCAGAGTGTGGTGGAAGTTTAGGAcccaattgcaaggtatgggattctacaacagctagctttttGCATATGGTTCCACCAAGGTTCTTATCTAAGAGAGAAATTGGAAGAgattaaatcaaataaaaatgttAAGAAGAGAAACGTCAATCCCTAGGAATCAGTTATTCAATATCTTAGTATTTCAGAAATATAACTATTTAAATTCATCAAAAGAGTCTTTGAATTCGAATTGAGTCTTAATCACAATCGTAAACACATAATTCTCTACTGAACAATCATTTAGAATTTTACCAATTTAAGTTAATAAGTGTTGATTGCCTCTTCAGAGTACAAGACCAATCAAATTCATAGAACCCCAAAGCTAAAATTCAATTGAACATTAGAGTTTCAAAACTTTCAATAATAAGCTCCACAATCGTTTCACCCATTAAATCAATTCAAATATTGTCTTAATGACTTCAAAAGAGAATATAAATTCAATCTAACCAATCGGTATAAACCTAATTTAtatatgaaagaaaaagaaaattaaaacaatttaactaacaaaaacaaaatagatTCCCCGCAAGGTAAATCATTTAAAAATGGTCCACATCATAACTAATTCTAATTATTCCAAACACTACAATGAAATATAAAACACCTATTTCACTACTCCAACAATTTCAACTGGGTATCAAGGAATGGAAAGATTCAATAGTTTAGGGCTTACATGAAAAGTGAAGAAAAATGGGCCATAAATCCCAAATTGAGCTTGATTCTTGAGAACTCACTCCAAAAATCCTGGTCTCCCTTGTTGGATTGATGTTTTCAAGCCTTAGGACGAAGTTCCTTTTAagagagatgaagaaaattTGAAGAGGAGAGAAGAAGGGACTGTTGCGGCTTGAGTGACAAATATGATGAGCATAGTTACTTTCACAGGTTCAGCCACATATAGTATGTATGATGCATGTAGCTACTTTGATGCGCGTAGCTACTTTCAAAATGAAAGTAGATACGTGCACAAAGTGCCTTGTTGTTCATTGAAAATGCTTTGCCCGTAGATAACTCCCTTTCGGGATGTAGCTATGTGTTGAAGGGGTGTGGTATGCTCTCTAAGCTTTTATAATTTCTTCAATACTTAGCACTTTTACACACATAAACTTCTCTTAAATCATTTGGAATCCCTTTATCCTGAATTCTTCATTCTTGAAACACTTCTCTTGGTTTGAGAATTAAAATGATGATGAATGCAAAATTTTATTAAGAAGctgaaaatttgaaaacaaaacagTAAACAATATTTTGCCTCCCAGCTTGTTTAATGTCATTAGCTTGACATAAAGGTTTCCCTTTTTGATCTCATGGAGGTCAAGGTAGTCAGAAGCGCGCTTTGAAGCACTAAAGTGTGCTAAAGCGCGCTTGAGGTAGCTCTGTGCTTCAAAGCGCAACTAAAGCGAGAATCAGAAGAAGCGTGGCAGAAGCGCGATTTTGAAGCTTCTGCGCTTCAGCCAGGTTCGCTTATTTCCAAGTTTTTTGACCCGGTTTGCTAAAATTAGGGATTTTAAACCTAATTTTCAATTGTTCCTCTACCATCTTGAGCCCCTCTCTCACGATTTTGAAGCTTCTGCCTCTCTCGCGATTCTGTGTTTTTCTCTCGCTGTCTGCGCAGCCACCGCTGCCGCCGGCGACTCAATTTGCAGGGTTGTTCCTCTTCGAccctgtctctctctctctctgttgttCGAAACTTCTGTTCATCAAATCTTCTTCTATTTCTTCCTTCGACTCTGTCTCTCTGTTCTGTTGTTCGAAACTTTAAGAGCACCTCTCTCTGTTCTCTCTTTGTGAAATGGGTTACTAAGAGCAATGGTTTTGTCACTGTTCGAATGGGTTAATGAACACCTCTCTCTGTTCTCTCTTCGTAAAATAGCTTTAATATTCCTCTGTGCTCTAAACTATAAGCTATAAGTTGTAGTTTATAGTGTCTTATAGCTTATTTTACCATCTCAGAATTATGATATTGATGCCAATTATACCatttatatgcatataaatATTTACAagtgtaaatatatataatatatatataactggCAAAAGCGGCTAAAGCCTACGCTTTAGCGCTTTACGCTTTTGGACCCTCCACGCTTTATTGCTAAATCCCGCTTCTGACTACCTTGATGGAGGttgataagaagaagaaaaataaatgttCTTGTTATTGCTTGCGAAACCACTAGAGGAAAAACTTACTACCTTAGTACCTTACCCTCGCAGATTTAAATTGATGATATGGATGCTGATTTAATTTGTTTGTAATTTTGTATTATTTGTTTCTTAAAAGGCAGATTTGTTAAGTTCATTAAGgatatttctatttttattgttatttcttTATTAGTTAAAATTTGATTATCTTTCTTTATtaaataggattttattgtTTCTTATCTTATCAGATTAGATCTTAGGATTTGTTTCTCAATCATATAGGATTCTAGTTTCCATATTTCCTAGTATATCAATCCTTATAAAAAGGGTTTCAGAATGGAATAAAAATCAATCGAGGAATTTTACTAAGAACTGTAAATTAGAAGAGGCTCTGTCAAGGACGAGTCCACTTCTTTTCTACACACTGGGTCGCAAGAAGAATTTCTCTATGTCCAGACCCGTGACCAGATCCTCGGCTAAGGTTCATAACAGCACTCTTCAGACAATGTAACAAATTCCTCTTTTGCAATCTTTCCTTTTTCTTATCACGGCCTCGTTAAAAGCCTGGACGGTTCTTGGAGAAATAGGCTCTACAACTTTAGCAAGTGATTCATTTATCTCCAACTTCTTATGATTATCAACCAAATTCTTGGTTGGTTCTTTCTTCTATTCCTCCTTCTTTTTATCCTGAGAAACCAAACTGATCTGCTCTTTTGGATTTATGATAGCATTACTTGGAAACTGTCTAGGAGTGATTTTTTCTTTGACTTTGAAATTTAAACTTCTAAACCCTCCAAAACAAAAGTAGTTACTTTCAATTCATTACCAAGCATATAGGTTCTTATAATTGCCCTATGCATTTAAAGGCCTAAACTAAGTATGATAATAAGAATTGGCATCAAGGCCTGAAAAGTTAAAGCTATGGAAGCCTTGAGCTAATTAAGGCTTTACCTTAAATTAATGGAGGAGGAATTTCACTTGAAGGCTTTAATATCAGCATAATGCATTACTGACACAACTAAAAGTGACACAGATCACACAACTCATACAAAACTCAAGGACATCATACAAACTTGAACATTGAACTTTTGTCTCCAAAGACATGTTAAATGCGTCAAATCCCACAGAAATAGTACCATGCCAAAACCAAAGAAGTGCACTACAAAATCAGTAGAGAATATCCACACATGCCATTCCCATTGTTTTAAAGATCGGAGCAAGCGTAGCCTAATTAGTTCAAATCCGAGAAGTAGTTTTACACCACACCAGAAACCCACTACAAATATTCCACATCCAACAAAAATCTAGAGCACAAACAAACACATATATGCCTTATTAAAGTAAAATTGACATTACAGTCAAACAAGAACCAGTACCTATGAACACGTATAAGAATCAATTAAGATGAGAATCACGAACAAAAAGAAGCAACCAGGATCTCACAACAAACTGTCATAGAGAATACATACAAAGTCCCCTTCAATAGTTTTAACATTATTATATATACGCAGAAATTGCCTAGAAATAATTTAGAAGATGCAGATATATAAAGTGCATATAACTTTCTGTGACTTACCTTTATTCCCGTACTTGTGCATGTTTCTCCCTCCGATTTGCTTCTTCAATTGGCCGCGCTGTGTTCAACAGCCACTCGTTTCAAGCACGACGGAGAACTGTGGAGAACGGCGCTTGCTAGGCTGCGGCGCTGGTTCTTCGTTGCAAATGCAGGCTGTACGACGGCACCACGGTGGTGAAAGAGAGAGGATGGAGCAGTTCAGGTTGGAAGAATGTGAGAGGGGAGAGGTCCACTACAATCTACAGCCTAGGGCCtagctttctttttttttggagagAAAACAGTACATCACCGGCATATGAAATAGTAATTTCAATTTACACCACTGGCATATGAAGCATCAGACAATAACCAGATAATGGGTACACAAAGAGAAAAAATTATACCGTCCATGTTCTTCAAATGCAATATTTgcattatatattaataaatggCATATGGAGTCATCTAGGACCAGTTTGCAACTACTAAAAACCTTTCattcaaatgaaaatgaaagtTGACACGACGCAGATCTCCTAGGGCATAAAGCTAAATCCTGTAGCTCTTCAAGTTGTTTCAATGGATTACTTGAAGCACTGTGAATTGTCAGGGACAGTAAGGATGTTGAATTTTCCATAATATATTTTGCAAATTGTAGGTCACTTTTCGTGCCACCGTAATGTTTGAGATAGCACTTAGTAAAGTGTGATGTTAGGCATTCAGGAACAACAAAATGAGAGTCAGGTAGAACATCCTCAACgtcaaaagaaaaaagcaaATCAAGTTCAAGACTTTGAAGCTTGGGGCAATTCTTGAGCATCAAAAGCACCCAATGCCAGTTATGAGTATCCAAGAAGAGGGACAAATGTCTTACATGACGAAATTCAGGCACCCCATCATCAACTTCATTCTGCAATAGTTATAAACACAAATTATGACAAATATAGATTACATTACATGATCTAAAAATGAAACCGGACATGAAactaaacacaatttttttcctttctaacaTATTCAAACCTGTTTAATGCTCAAAATCTCCACATTACACATTGCTTTCAGAATAATATTGATACGAGTCACGCCCAAAAAATGCAGATCCGCCGCGACCAACTTGGGTAAGGTTTTAAAGCCTTCCTCACAGAAATCAGCCTCATCAACATAATACATATCATATGTTTTCAAATACTCAAGAACAGGACACCCATAAAGAAGCTCCATAAGATTTTGAGGTTCTACAAATTCAACTTGAACCAAATATAGGGATTTAAGTGAGGGAAGTTCAACAGAACAATAATCAGTAAGATATAGCCCTTTCAACTTAAGAACAACAAGAGTTCTACAGCTGAAAATGCAGCAGCTCAAACTAATATAATTTCGAGAAAACATCTCAATGTCAAGATTCTCAATCCCCCGCCCGCGTCGTACAGCCGTGTTTACCCAAACATTGACATCGGCGTTCGCGTGGCGATGACCGACATTGGGGGCAGCACAAGAAACACCATATTTGAGACGGAAGCTTGTGATGGGTTGTTGGTGGAAATCTCTGGCTAGAAGGGTTGCGTGTACGAACCTTTCGAAGCAAAAATGGGGTTGAGGTTTTTCCTTGTTCCTGAGGTAGATTTCTTCGTCGTAGTCGAGAACGGGGACTGAGATCCAGAGGGGTTTCCATCGCTTTGAGAGAACGCTTGTGGTAACTGCTTGTTGAGTTGGGAGAAATGAGAGAATGTGAGAGAGGAGTTCATCTGATAACATGCTAATCCTGTCTGCCATGTTTGCCGGATTTCGGATCTGTATCGGCGGAAGCGACGGTGAGAACGGTGCACTCGGAAGTGGTGTTTTCTCCGAAGTCGGAACAGTGGTTTGTGTTTGTGGTGATTGATGATGAATGGTAAGCTAATCCTAAGGTGGTGTCACTTACTACTCCCCAaatttcaaaggatttagagtttaggaaaattaaattaaattgataaatactaaaagaaaaaattactcGTGCCTTATACCTTGAAACTTACTGCTATATAGATTATAttgggtaaatagccaacttTGTCCTTGAAAGTGTCAATCGCTttcaagttggtccctaaacttctaaaatgtctCCCGCGATCTCTGAATGTGGCAAAATGCATTCAagttagtccctgacgttaaaaatCTTAACAGACGTTAACGAAGAGGCTGACATGTTACGTTTTTTTCCACTTGGAAATTCCACGTAGGCAAGACATTTGACCGAAACATTAaatcttcaatttagtccctggtgattttttttctttctctccccATCTTCTTCTAcctctccccaccaccatcacccctTCCTCCCCAATCGTCCaccccctccaccaccaccaccactctataACCCCAACtcaaaaatcataaaacaaaAAACCCCAAATTTTCTTTCATCCCTAATTGACAATTTATGGATCTTTCCCCTTGAAACCCTAACATTTTTTCAGATGAACCACTTGTAAATTCTAAATTTTGAAGCTTAATTTCTGCTGTAATTGAGAGTTTACTAGCATCTCACCACCAATTTGCGGGAGAGAATATATGGCGGAAAACGATCCGTCCAAGAAAGTATTTGATAGGCATCTCAGGCATGAAGTCCTTGGTGAAGGTACCTACGGTGTTGTGTACAAAGCCATTGATACCCAGGTAACTTTTATCTTTCTAACATTAACTTGTTTTGCTCTTTTTTGTGtgtatatattttataacaATTATGATGATTTTTCAGAGGAAAATATGAAATTTGTAATGTATTTTCTGGGTTGTGTGAATTAAGGTCTATGAATTAAGTTTTGtgattcatttcaaaaaaaaagaaaaaattaagttttgtgATAGAAGTTACAACATGTGATAGTATTGAAAATTTGGGGTTTTTTGTTTTATGGTTCTTGAGTTGGAATTTTAgactggtggtggtggagtgggTGGACGGTTGGGGAGGAAAGGGGAGGAagagagggtgatggtggtggggagaggTAGAAGAAGATGGGGgagagaaatttttttttttcaccataaggactaaattgaagatTTAATGTTTCAGTAAAATCTATTTCCTACGTGGAATTTCCAAGTGGAAAAAATTGTGACATGTCAGCCTCTCCGTTAACGTCTGTTAAGATTTTTAACATCAGGGACTAACTTGAATGCATTTTGCCACATCCAGGGACCGCGGGagacattttagaagtttagggaccaacttgaaggcggttgacactttcagggaccaagttggctatttacccaGATTATATTGGTCAACTCATTCGTTATATACAAatcataaaaaatgaaaagaccTCAAAATTATATAATGAGGAACAACACTAATGAAGCAATAAATTTAAATCAGCCAGATGGACATTACACGTCAAAAGCAGGTTATTCAATGAT from Lotus japonicus ecotype B-129 chromosome 2, LjGifu_v1.2 includes:
- the LOC130738181 gene encoding F-box/FBD/LRR-repeat protein At4g26340-like, with product MADRISMLSDELLSHILSFLPTQQAVTTSVLSKRWKPLWISVPVLDYDEEIYLRNKEKPQPHFCFERFVHATLLARDFHQQPITSFRLKYGVSCAAPNVGHRHANADVNVWVNTAVRRGRGIENLDIEMFSRNYISLSCCIFSCRTLVVLKLKGLYLTDYCSVELPSLKSLYLVQVEFVEPQNLMELLYGCPVLEYLKTYDMYYVDEADFCEEGFKTLPKLVAADLHFLGVTRINIILKAMCNVEILSIKQNEVDDGVPEFRHVRHLSLFLDTHNWHWVLLMLKNCPKLQSLELDLLFSFDVEDVLPDSHFVVPECLTSHFTKCYLKHYGGTKSDLQFAKYIMENSTSLLSLTIHSASSNPLKQLEELQDLALCPRRSASCQLSFSFE